In Caulobacter segnis ATCC 21756, the sequence CAGGGCGTCGACCTGCGCAAGGACAAGCTGGCCCTTCAGCGCCTTCGTGAAGAGGCCGAAAAGGCCAAGAAGGAGCTGTCGAGCACGGCCCAGTACGAAGTGAACCTGCCGTTCATCAGCATGAACGCGTCGGGCCCGCTGCACCTGAACATCAAGCTGTCGCGCGCCAAGCTGGAAGCCCTGGTCGACGACCTGATCGCCCGCACCATCGGTCCGTGCGAACAGGCCCTCAAGGACGCCGGCCTGAAGAAGAGCGACATCGACGAAGTGATCCTGGTCGGCGGCATGAGCCGCATGCCCAAGGTCCAGCAGGCGGTGCAGGACTTCTTCGGTCGCGAGCCCCACAAGGGCGTGAACCCCGATGAAGTCGTGGCGCTGGGCGCGGCCGTCCAGGCTGGCGTGCTGCAAGGCGACGTCAAGGACGTGCTGCTGCTGGACGTGACCCCGCTGACCCTGGGCATCGAGACCCTGGGCGGTGTGTTCACCCCGCTGATCGAACGCAACACCACGATCCCGACCAAGCGCTCGCAGACCTTCTCGACCGCGGACGACAACCAGTCGGCCGTGACGATCCGGGTCTTCCAGGGCGAGCGCCCGATGGCGGCCGACAACAAGATGCTGGGTCAGTTCGACCTGGTCGGCATCCCGCCGGCGCCGCGTGGCGTGCCGCAGATCGAGGTCACCTTCGACATCGACGCCAACGGCATCGTCCAGGTTCACGCCAAGGACAAGGCGACCAACAAGGAGCACTCGATCCGCATCCAGGCCAACGGCGGCCTCTCGGACAGCGACATCGAGCGCATGGTCAAGGAAGCCGAGGCCAACAAGGCGGCGGACGAGAAGAAGAAGCAGCTGGTCGAGGCCAAGAACCAGGGCGAGGCGATCCTGCACTCGACCGAGAAGGCCCTGGCCGAGCACGGCGACAAGGTCGGCGCGGCGGAAAAGTCGGCCATCGAGACGGGTGTCGCCGATCTGAAGTCGGCCCTGGAAGGCGAGGACGTCGAGGCCATCCAGGCCAAGACCCAGGCTCTGATCCAGGCCTCGATGAAGCTGGGCGAGGCCATGTACGCCGCCCAGCAAGGCTCGGCCGAGGGCGGTGAGTCCCCGGCCGCGGACGACGGCGTCGTCGACGCCGAGTTCGAGGAAGTCGACGACAACAAGCCGGCGGCTTAAAGCTAGCCATGCGCGCGCCGCGGAACATTCGCCAAAGGATCGTTCCGCGGCCGCGACCTTCTGTCTCGGGAGCCACGAGCGCCTTGCGCCGGGCCGCGGGTCATCCCACCTCTTCCTTCATCAACGCCACTTTCGTGGGCCTTTTGGGCGCCAGACGCTGACGATGCGCGACTATTACGAAATTCTCGGCGTGACCCGGACTGTCGACGAGGCAGGTCTGAAGTCCGCGTTCCGCAAACTGGCGATGGAACACCACCCCGACCGCAACGGCGGTTGCGAGAACGCGACCGGGCGGTTCAAGGAAATCAACGAAGCCTATTCGGTCCTCTCGGATCCCCAGAAGCGCGCGGCCTACGATCGCTTCGGCCATGCCGGCGTCAACGGTCCGCAGGGCGGACCGGGCGGGTTCGGCGGCCAGGGCTTCGACGCCAGCGACATCTTCAACGACGTCTTTGGCGACGTTTTCGGCGAGATGTTCGGCGGCGGCCGTCGCCAGTCGAACGGTCCCCAGCGCGGCCAGGACCTGCGCTACGACCTGGAGATCAGCCTCGAGCAGGCCTATGCGGGCGCCGAGGTCGAGATCACCGTCCCCGCCGCCATGACCTGCGAGGTCTGCGAGGGCTCGGGCGCCAAGCCGGGCACCAGCCCCACCGTCTGCGGCACCTGCGGCGGCGCCGGCCGCGTCCGCGCCACCCAGGGCTTCTTCGCCGTCGAGCGCGGCTGCCCGCGCTGCGGCGGCTCGGGCCGTCTGGTGCTTGATCCCTGCGCGAACTGCAACGGCCACGGGCAGGTGCGCCGCGAGCGCGTCCTGTCGGTCCGCATCCCGGCCGGCGTCGACGACGGCGCCCGGATCCGTCTGGCGGGCGAGGGCGACGCGGGCGCGCGCGGCGGTCCGCGCGGCGACCTCTACATCTTCCTGTCGGTGACGCCGCACGAGCTGTTCGAACGCGATGGCCTCGACCTGCTCTGCACCGTGCCGGTGCCGATGACCACGGCGGCGCTCGGCGGCGACATCGACGCCCCCTGCCTGCTGGGCGGCGAGAACTGCGACGGCAATTGCAAGGTCAAGGTCACGGTGCCCGAGGGCGCCCAGACCGGCAAGACCGTCCGCCTGAAAGGGCGCGGCATGCCGTCCCTGCGCAGCCGTCAGCGCGGCGACCTGGTGGTCGAGCTGTTCGTGGAAACCCCAACCCACCTCTCCGCCCGCCAGAAGGAGCTGCTCAAGGAGCTGGCCGGCCTGTGCGGCGAGAAGCAGAACCCCAAGTCCGCCAACTTCGTCGGCAAGGCCAAGCGCTTCTGGGAAGAGGTCACCGGGAATTAACCTCTCCCGTCGGCGTCCCCGATTTTTGGGCGTTCCGTCCCCGGAAAACCTTAACGCCGCCTCTTAACGAGAGTCGCGACGCTCTATAGTTTCCGGGGCGATGAACGCCCACACGACGCCCTCAGCCGCCACGCTCGACCCCACCGGCGCGACGCCGGTGATGCAGCAGTTCTTCGAGATGAAGGCGCGCCAGCCCGATGCGCTGATCTTCTTCCGCATGGGCGACTTCTACGAGCTGTTCTTCGACGACGCCTACAAGGCGGCCGCCGCGCTCGGCATCAGCCAGACGTTCCGGGGCACGCACAACGGCCAGCCGATCCCGATGGCGGGCGTGCCGCAGCACGCGGCCGAGGCCTATCTCTCCAAGCTGATCCGCCTGGGCTTCAAGGTCGCCGTCTGCGAGCAGATGGAAGACCCCGCCGAGGCCAAGAAGCGCGGTTCGAAGTCCGTCGTCCGCCGCGACATCGTTCGCGTGGTGACGCCCGGCACCCTGACCGAGGACGGCCTGCTGGACGCTCGCGGCGCCAACCGTCTGGCCGCCGTCGCCATCCGGGCGGGGCAGGCGGCGGTGGCCTCGGTCGAGCTGTCGACCGGCGAGGTCGAGGTCTTCGCCCTGACCAAGGAAGCCGTCGCGCCGATCCTGGCGGCCCTGGCGCCGTCCGAGACCCTGGTCGCCGATCGGCTGCTGTCGGACGACGCCCTCTCCCAGACCCTGAAAATCTGCGGGGGCCTGGTGCAGCCCATGCCCTCGGCGCTCTCCGAGCCGCAGGCCTCCGAGGC encodes:
- the dnaJ gene encoding molecular chaperone DnaJ — encoded protein: MRDYYEILGVTRTVDEAGLKSAFRKLAMEHHPDRNGGCENATGRFKEINEAYSVLSDPQKRAAYDRFGHAGVNGPQGGPGGFGGQGFDASDIFNDVFGDVFGEMFGGGRRQSNGPQRGQDLRYDLEISLEQAYAGAEVEITVPAAMTCEVCEGSGAKPGTSPTVCGTCGGAGRVRATQGFFAVERGCPRCGGSGRLVLDPCANCNGHGQVRRERVLSVRIPAGVDDGARIRLAGEGDAGARGGPRGDLYIFLSVTPHELFERDGLDLLCTVPVPMTTAALGGDIDAPCLLGGENCDGNCKVKVTVPEGAQTGKTVRLKGRGMPSLRSRQRGDLVVELFVETPTHLSARQKELLKELAGLCGEKQNPKSANFVGKAKRFWEEVTGN